The Shewanella japonica genome has a window encoding:
- a CDS encoding OmcA/MtrC family decaheme c-type cytochrome, which produces MKKFNFNTTAKAVFSAGLIAFALSGCGSDGTDGSDGEDGVVGKPVGSVSALTSTITTASVDENQFLTVDFKLADANGVALTGLTLADIATISFGRVGSANEPGEDEIVNPSVDRQIWLSYFNKDKGDGYFTGSSYFDGSKSECEDCFVDNKDGSYSITIDKAIDTLDKYDYMADATNGVYMSIKTTNNESQTLVNNSFFYWVPATDVEVEKPLQILANSDCQTCHRADQAGELSMHGSKHNTEEACSFCHTDYNSYSKQDTDSEGNAIGEAYEYDGSIKGMVHSIHTEANFSDAGVYPQMTSNCLTCHNPNEEFNLTDSWKADVDTTACWSCHSPSPAAEAAGVPASHQQGNNCLTCHKDGERARGANEAHYALNSNFLATTLKVEFNSMTVADDESEIKVNFTVKNGEELVAINQIDPRPYQYGGFNSAIVINGVLTDDFLVNYQKVGYDTFVEEADGSITSTVSADSFDIATLIDAGSTIVLSSQLHVCSHRGVIEYCNEEDLDAGDQSAPYVTSDTYYFNLDGTVVEESPRMQHAEMADCQQCHTTEITHRYTNDIDGCASCHNGTRATSGGESSNLAFKVHSKHYVYDSSGSLFFKKTECQACHGEDGFSIQNITAESTPVAFGKDDNGLLVVSPQTAACVSCHVPPYGLSESTIQHIETNGGVVGTIDSLGVPEADYDALNVVETCSTCHNDGQILEAHSNWGGQ; this is translated from the coding sequence ATGAAAAAATTCAATTTCAATACTACTGCTAAAGCGGTATTTAGTGCTGGCTTAATAGCCTTCGCTTTATCCGGCTGTGGCAGTGACGGTACCGACGGTAGTGATGGTGAAGACGGTGTTGTAGGCAAACCAGTTGGTTCTGTTTCAGCGTTAACGAGCACAATTACCACAGCAAGCGTTGATGAAAATCAATTTCTAACTGTTGATTTTAAATTAGCTGATGCAAACGGTGTTGCTCTTACAGGTCTAACACTTGCTGATATCGCTACGATATCTTTCGGACGAGTTGGTTCTGCAAATGAGCCAGGTGAAGACGAAATTGTTAATCCAAGTGTCGATAGACAAATTTGGCTAAGTTACTTCAATAAAGACAAAGGCGATGGTTACTTCACAGGCTCTAGCTACTTTGATGGTAGTAAAAGTGAATGTGAAGATTGCTTCGTTGATAATAAAGATGGTAGCTATTCAATTACAATTGATAAAGCAATCGACACTTTAGATAAATACGACTACATGGCAGACGCAACCAACGGCGTTTACATGTCTATCAAAACAACCAACAACGAATCACAAACGTTAGTTAACAATAGTTTCTTCTATTGGGTACCAGCAACTGATGTAGAAGTTGAAAAACCACTACAAATTCTTGCAAATTCAGATTGTCAAACCTGTCACCGTGCTGATCAAGCAGGTGAATTATCAATGCATGGCAGTAAACATAACACAGAAGAAGCATGTTCTTTCTGTCACACTGATTACAACAGCTATAGCAAACAGGATACCGATAGCGAAGGTAATGCAATTGGCGAAGCGTATGAATACGATGGTTCAATCAAAGGTATGGTTCACAGTATCCATACTGAAGCTAACTTCTCTGACGCGGGTGTTTACCCACAAATGACATCAAACTGTTTAACTTGTCATAATCCAAATGAAGAGTTTAACTTAACTGATAGCTGGAAAGCTGATGTTGATACCACTGCATGTTGGAGCTGTCATAGCCCAAGCCCTGCTGCTGAAGCTGCCGGTGTTCCTGCTTCACATCAACAAGGCAATAACTGTTTAACTTGTCATAAAGACGGCGAACGCGCTCGTGGAGCAAATGAAGCCCATTACGCATTAAACAGTAATTTCTTAGCAACAACACTCAAAGTTGAATTCAACTCAATGACTGTTGCCGATGATGAATCAGAAATTAAAGTAAACTTCACAGTGAAAAATGGTGAAGAATTAGTTGCGATTAACCAAATTGATCCTCGCCCATACCAATATGGTGGATTCAACAGTGCTATCGTCATTAATGGTGTATTAACTGATGACTTCTTAGTGAACTACCAAAAAGTAGGTTACGACACCTTTGTTGAAGAAGCGGATGGTTCTATTACCTCTACAGTCAGTGCTGATAGCTTTGATATCGCAACATTGATTGATGCAGGTTCAACTATCGTCCTAAGCAGTCAACTTCATGTTTGTTCTCACAGAGGCGTCATCGAGTACTGTAACGAAGAAGATTTAGATGCTGGTGATCAGAGTGCTCCTTACGTAACCTCTGACACTTACTACTTCAACTTAGATGGTACAGTTGTTGAAGAATCACCACGTATGCAACATGCAGAAATGGCAGATTGTCAGCAATGTCACACAACTGAAATCACTCACCGTTATACCAATGACATCGATGGCTGTGCTTCTTGTCATAATGGTACCCGTGCAACATCAGGTGGTGAATCTTCTAACCTAGCATTTAAAGTTCACTCGAAGCATTACGTTTATGACTCAAGTGGTTCGTTATTCTTCAAGAAAACTGAATGTCAGGCATGTCATGGTGAAGATGGATTCTCTATCCAAAACATCACTGCTGAATCTACACCAGTTGCATTTGGTAAAGATGACAATGGATTGCTCGTTGTATCTCCACAAACTGCAGCTTGTGTTAGTTGTCACGTACCTCCATATGGTTTAAGCGAATCAACTATCCAACACATTGAAACTAATGGCGGTGTTGTCGGTACGATTGATTCATTAGGAGTTCCAGAAGCTGACTATGATGCATTGAATGTGGTTGAAACATGTTCAACTTGTCATAACGATGGACAAATCCTTGAAGCACACTCTAATTGGGGTGGACAGTAA
- a CDS encoding late competence development ComFB family protein has product MQVDIRNYYEVLLMEILRDEGLMEELPEEYLADLCCVTLNQLPVRYIRHLVDTYFFEDYNELQNMKKEIQAALEKSREFLKSNLKRRLAEEEAEAKAKVAALPSLENT; this is encoded by the coding sequence ATGCAGGTTGATATTCGCAATTATTATGAAGTCTTATTAATGGAAATATTAAGAGATGAAGGGTTAATGGAGGAACTGCCAGAAGAATACCTTGCCGACTTATGCTGCGTGACGTTAAATCAGTTGCCTGTTCGCTATATCAGACATCTAGTCGATACGTATTTTTTTGAAGATTATAATGAACTTCAAAATATGAAAAAAGAAATACAGGCCGCATTAGAGAAGTCTAGAGAATTTTTAAAATCGAACTTAAAAAGACGTTTAGCCGAAGAAGAGGCTGAAGCAAAAGCTAAAGTTGCAGCATTACCAAGCTTAGAGAACACATAA
- a CDS encoding histone deacetylase, whose product MGIPLVYHTSYSKLVLPSAHRFPTTKYQLLQQYLISSGIANTKDFHSPTKICIDQLKQVHDPDYVDGFLANTLDKKQMRRIGFPWSESLVDRTLHAVNGTVLCAKLAIENGVALHLSGGYHHAHQDFGSGFCIFNDLILAASTMINSGKASKVLIIDCDVHQGDGTATLASNNTNIVTCSFHCLKNFPARKAKSDHDVEFHKYTNDDRFIETITEVVPYLINIHQPDLILYDAGVDIHIDDDLGYLNISTAGILARDTIILSTAKKAQIPIAAVIGGGYSRDETELTQRHSQLFIAANSI is encoded by the coding sequence TTGGGCATACCACTTGTTTATCACACCAGCTACTCTAAGCTGGTGTTACCGAGTGCGCACCGCTTTCCAACCACGAAATATCAATTATTACAGCAATATTTAATTTCAAGCGGCATAGCCAATACAAAAGACTTTCACTCTCCTACTAAAATTTGCATAGACCAACTAAAACAAGTTCATGATCCCGATTATGTAGATGGCTTTTTAGCTAACACACTCGATAAAAAACAAATGAGGCGGATTGGTTTCCCTTGGAGTGAATCATTAGTAGACAGAACCTTACATGCAGTTAATGGCACTGTACTTTGCGCTAAATTGGCAATCGAAAATGGCGTCGCTTTACACTTAAGTGGTGGTTACCATCATGCCCACCAAGATTTCGGTAGTGGCTTCTGTATTTTTAACGATTTGATATTAGCCGCATCGACTATGATCAATTCAGGTAAAGCCAGTAAAGTGTTAATCATTGACTGTGATGTACACCAAGGAGACGGCACTGCCACATTAGCCAGTAATAATACTAATATTGTTACTTGCTCATTTCATTGCCTTAAAAACTTCCCAGCGCGAAAAGCAAAATCAGATCACGATGTTGAATTTCACAAATATACCAATGATGATCGATTTATCGAGACAATAACAGAAGTTGTTCCCTACCTTATTAATATCCATCAACCAGATTTAATCCTTTATGATGCAGGCGTAGATATCCACATTGACGATGATCTAGGCTATCTCAACATTTCAACCGCTGGAATTTTAGCCAGAGATACAATAATTTTATCTACAGCAAAAAAGGCTCAAATCCCAATCGCGGCAGTTATCGGTGGTGGTTATAGCCGCGATGAAACTGAATTAACCCAACGCCATAGCCAACTTTTTATTGCAGCCAACTCAATCTAG
- a CDS encoding DUF2057 domain-containing protein, translating into MKFTLPLSATLLAFVTSTSVIAANLSIPMSFEYLALDGKEIDTNMFSHKTNLELDNGQHKIAIRYHDMVDDDFSDSQSFIKSSPFIIDIKVDGDYEYQLKPIDGDYVKKPKAFAKDPQVVISRKDNGAVSYTVTQTEYKESSFISNLFNGSQGEDIDTLSASATDSNTKSLPVAKVAPSATVAATAPAVAASANEVNTTKTSSAKVNANSQTGTHPEQMLQYWWLQADEETRKEFMSWAIKQL; encoded by the coding sequence ATGAAATTTACACTGCCGCTGAGTGCGACATTACTGGCTTTTGTCACTTCAACTTCTGTTATTGCAGCAAATCTCTCCATTCCTATGTCTTTTGAATATCTTGCTTTAGACGGCAAAGAAATTGATACCAATATGTTCTCGCATAAAACTAACCTTGAGTTAGATAACGGCCAGCACAAAATTGCAATTCGTTATCATGATATGGTTGATGATGATTTCAGTGATAGCCAGAGTTTTATTAAATCTTCACCATTTATTATCGATATCAAGGTTGATGGCGATTACGAGTATCAGTTAAAGCCTATCGACGGCGACTATGTCAAAAAGCCTAAAGCCTTTGCCAAAGACCCTCAAGTCGTAATTTCTCGAAAAGATAACGGCGCAGTATCATATACAGTAACTCAAACAGAATATAAAGAGAGTAGTTTTATTTCCAATTTGTTCAACGGTAGTCAAGGCGAAGATATTGATACCTTGTCTGCTTCAGCAACAGATAGTAATACAAAATCTTTACCTGTCGCTAAAGTTGCACCCAGTGCGACTGTTGCAGCAACGGCACCTGCTGTAGCCGCTAGTGCAAATGAAGTTAACACGACTAAAACAAGCAGTGCAAAAGTTAACGCCAATAGCCAAACAGGGACACATCCTGAGCAAATGCTTCAATATTGGTGGCTTCAAGCTGATGAAGAAACTCGTAAAGAATTTATGAGCTGGGCGATTAAACAGCTATAA
- a CDS encoding primosomal replication protein has protein sequence MRNTNQLIHQLKQQLNTLERDALNHDQQLPSQQKKMLQDIERFNSQLFIQQGAQLTPCIQQLKKDIVQLEKQLSLKLDIKIIELSCQRIQDRFTALRRALVTTNINVKTAEQKRANNRARYAKKQQQQHADSGFAWIANNVMKNSHQIYQELNKHLNWATTFEQKIAEMETKLANCHSADKITIQNEILSLHRRLGKCRQAISYIEDRIQMFERPNRNTNR, from the coding sequence ATGAGAAATACAAATCAACTAATTCATCAATTAAAGCAGCAGCTCAATACACTTGAACGAGATGCGTTAAATCATGACCAGCAATTGCCTTCACAACAGAAGAAAATGCTGCAAGACATTGAAAGATTTAATTCGCAATTATTTATTCAGCAAGGTGCTCAGCTCACACCCTGTATCCAACAACTTAAAAAAGATATTGTTCAATTAGAAAAGCAACTTTCTCTAAAATTAGACATCAAAATTATCGAGTTAAGTTGCCAAAGAATACAAGACCGCTTTACTGCATTACGTCGAGCTTTAGTGACGACCAATATTAATGTAAAAACAGCTGAACAAAAACGTGCCAACAACCGTGCTAGATATGCGAAGAAACAACAGCAGCAACATGCCGACAGTGGGTTTGCATGGATAGCTAACAATGTGATGAAAAATAGCCACCAGATTTACCAAGAGCTTAATAAACATTTGAATTGGGCTACAACTTTTGAACAAAAAATTGCAGAAATGGAAACTAAGCTTGCAAACTGTCACAGTGCTGACAAAATCACGATACAAAATGAAATCCTTTCTCTGCACCGCAGATTAGGAAAGTGCCGTCAAGCAATTAGCTATATTGAAGATAGGATTCAAATGTTTGAACGACCGAATCGAAATACAAATCGTTAA
- a CDS encoding sulfite exporter TauE/SafE family protein, protein MEFLLDPSHWAFLAVIGLVAGFIDAVVGGGGLLSIPALLTMGIPPHLALGTNKLAACFGSLTAGYTYYKQQLIKLRFWRTAFITTFIGAVLGSILVYLIDAAWLEKILPLVIISIAFYTLLSPKAMGDNISVAPTQSPCKTKQAAQGTLLGCYDGFAGPGIGAFWTVSSIRLHKLPLLNSCALARVMTFVSNVTALIIFALLGEVDWILGLWMGVCMMAGSFIGAKSAIRFGIPFVKPLFIIVVLAIAANLAWTAWL, encoded by the coding sequence TTGGAATTTCTGTTAGATCCTAGCCATTGGGCGTTTTTGGCTGTTATTGGATTAGTCGCTGGTTTTATTGATGCCGTAGTAGGAGGTGGTGGATTGCTATCAATTCCCGCACTACTGACTATGGGCATTCCGCCTCATTTAGCCTTAGGCACAAATAAGCTGGCAGCATGTTTCGGCTCATTGACCGCTGGATATACTTATTATAAGCAGCAACTCATCAAACTTAGATTTTGGCGAACCGCCTTTATTACCACTTTTATAGGTGCTGTATTAGGCAGCATTTTAGTTTATTTAATCGACGCCGCTTGGCTCGAAAAAATTCTTCCATTGGTTATCATCAGCATCGCGTTTTATACCTTACTCAGTCCAAAAGCAATGGGAGATAATATTTCTGTAGCGCCCACCCAATCGCCGTGTAAAACGAAACAAGCAGCTCAAGGGACTTTACTAGGTTGCTACGATGGTTTTGCTGGTCCTGGCATTGGTGCCTTTTGGACAGTAAGTAGTATCAGGCTGCACAAGCTACCTTTATTAAACAGTTGTGCCCTTGCTAGGGTCATGACGTTTGTCAGTAATGTCACTGCACTCATTATTTTTGCCCTTTTAGGTGAAGTTGACTGGATACTGGGTCTATGGATGGGGGTGTGTATGATGGCGGGCTCATTCATTGGCGCGAAATCAGCAATACGATTCGGAATTCCCTTTGTCAAACCACTCTTTATTATCGTCGTACTAGCAATTGCAGCTAATCTTGCTTGGACCGCATGGTTATGA
- the dinG gene encoding ATP-dependent DNA helicase DinG, translating into MLTDHIKTQIRTIYKDIATAMPNFRSRREQNFMVAEISKTLAGDYDKQRRIMVCEAGTGIGKSLSYILGTIPLALASKKKVCIATATVALQEQLLHKDLPFFLQQSGVDFKFGLVKGRQRYVCLAKLAAMIGPEDTSQMAMWQTKPDQSQIDLLKALHQDFNDNKWNGEIDTLKKPIPDFLWQQICCDKHSCHRQMSSHHHCPFHKAREDVETWDVLIVNHSLLFADLELGGGVILPEPEDMFYVIDEAHHLPTVARDFSSAQATLRGASDWLEKASKTCSKLQNQLKTTHIIAPVQAMLDHIGDLVTQLNQVAHFCDTQPKLFANPETRLRFENGKLPESLLIQAENLATTSNLAVKQFTKIQSVLNEAIKDGELPKHQSEAALSEAGFILQRLENLAKLWKMLAKEDSKKGAPMARWAELITGKQQDYLFCASPIEVGFMLEHMLWQKAAGVILCSATLRALNNFNHFAHQVGLSLNDGSRFLALLSPFDYQNNATLFIPQMENEPTEDAFTDELAEQVIALVEDEMATLVLFASYWQMEKVTDKVNGKIAKDQLFVQGTMPRQQILEQHKLRCDQGKPSIIFGTGSFSEGLDLPGDYLTNLIITKLPFAVPTSPVEQAHAEYIKSKGGNPFLQLTIPDASRKLIQSCGRLLRKEDDYGRVTILDRRLITKRYGKSLLDALPPFRKVIE; encoded by the coding sequence ATGCTAACGGATCATATCAAAACCCAGATCCGCACTATCTATAAAGATATTGCGACTGCGATGCCAAATTTTCGTTCTCGCAGAGAGCAAAACTTTATGGTGGCAGAAATATCAAAAACCCTAGCTGGTGACTATGATAAACAACGACGCATTATGGTTTGTGAAGCAGGAACCGGTATTGGTAAATCCCTTTCTTATATTCTCGGAACGATTCCATTAGCTTTGGCAAGTAAGAAAAAGGTCTGTATCGCGACAGCAACAGTAGCCTTGCAGGAGCAGTTATTGCACAAGGATTTACCTTTCTTTTTGCAACAATCTGGCGTTGATTTTAAATTCGGTTTAGTTAAAGGCCGCCAGCGTTACGTATGTTTAGCTAAACTCGCTGCCATGATAGGTCCTGAAGACACATCTCAGATGGCAATGTGGCAAACTAAACCAGATCAAAGTCAAATAGATCTCCTCAAAGCCCTACATCAAGATTTTAACGACAATAAGTGGAACGGCGAGATTGATACATTAAAAAAGCCTATTCCTGACTTTTTATGGCAGCAAATTTGCTGTGATAAGCACAGTTGTCATCGGCAAATGTCGAGCCATCATCACTGCCCTTTTCATAAAGCTCGTGAAGATGTCGAGACCTGGGATGTACTTATTGTTAATCACAGTTTGCTGTTTGCCGATCTAGAGTTAGGCGGTGGCGTGATTTTGCCAGAACCTGAAGACATGTTTTATGTCATAGATGAGGCTCATCACTTGCCGACGGTAGCAAGAGATTTTTCAAGTGCTCAAGCAACATTGAGGGGGGCGAGTGATTGGCTTGAAAAGGCGTCAAAGACCTGCTCCAAACTTCAAAATCAACTTAAAACCACACATATTATTGCCCCTGTGCAAGCAATGCTCGATCACATTGGCGATTTAGTGACTCAGCTTAATCAAGTTGCCCATTTTTGCGACACACAGCCTAAACTTTTTGCCAACCCAGAAACGCGTTTACGATTCGAAAATGGCAAGCTTCCAGAATCTTTACTAATACAAGCAGAAAACTTAGCAACTACATCAAATCTTGCAGTAAAACAATTTACCAAGATCCAAAGTGTACTGAATGAAGCAATCAAAGATGGTGAACTACCAAAGCATCAATCAGAAGCTGCTTTATCAGAGGCCGGCTTTATACTGCAAAGGTTAGAAAATCTCGCAAAACTCTGGAAAATGCTCGCAAAAGAGGATTCCAAAAAAGGGGCGCCAATGGCTCGCTGGGCAGAGCTCATTACCGGTAAACAACAAGATTACCTATTTTGTGCATCTCCAATTGAGGTCGGTTTTATGCTAGAGCATATGCTCTGGCAAAAAGCTGCAGGCGTTATATTGTGTAGCGCAACATTAAGAGCCTTAAATAATTTCAATCATTTCGCTCACCAAGTCGGGTTGTCCCTAAATGATGGTAGTCGTTTTCTAGCCTTATTATCGCCCTTTGATTATCAAAATAATGCGACACTGTTTATTCCACAAATGGAAAATGAGCCCACTGAAGATGCTTTTACAGATGAACTAGCAGAACAAGTTATCGCACTTGTAGAAGATGAAATGGCGACATTAGTACTGTTTGCCTCATATTGGCAAATGGAAAAAGTGACAGATAAGGTCAATGGTAAAATTGCCAAAGACCAGCTGTTTGTGCAAGGAACCATGCCAAGGCAACAAATTTTAGAGCAACACAAGCTCCGCTGTGACCAAGGTAAGCCCAGTATTATTTTCGGTACAGGAAGTTTTTCAGAAGGGTTAGATTTACCCGGTGATTACCTTACCAATCTGATTATTACCAAATTACCCTTTGCAGTGCCAACTTCACCAGTTGAACAAGCGCATGCAGAATACATTAAGAGTAAAGGTGGTAATCCATTTTTACAGCTCACCATTCCAGATGCATCACGCAAATTGATCCAAAGTTGTGGTAGATTACTCCGTAAAGAAGATGATTATGGTCGCGTCACCATTTTAGATAGGCGTCTTATTACTAAGCGTTATGGTAAATCATTACTTGATGCCCTTCCGCCATTTCGTAAAGTTATAGAATAG
- a CDS encoding DNA polymerase II, whose product MDTQLQKNTLKGLVLTRHAIYRHGRLLLQYFIKTADGPAIIEVEQFDVICFCKQIDSEFILSHFSTGIRIEPVSLKNFNYEDVSCVYVKSTTMLKQVLRIANDAGIEIYEADIRPEQRFLIERFIALQAEFAINAPLSQPPYNTDNHPSTHTYLASKARRTEVNVPVSMVSLDFECSPTGELYSVGLYGSHSALNEETDLYQKVIMVGESESIDNKKFDSDKLSDDDIHWVSDEVSLIKALITWFKEYDPDVIIGWAVVTFDLALLYKRCQIHQIALLIGRDEQALTWKVEDKYRPETLSLPGRVVLDGIDWIKAAFYQFERYSLEHVSQHLLNEGKAIDHVENRGQEICHLFEHNKQALAFYNLTDCRLVWDIFKKTQLLAFALERAKLTGLEFGRVGASVAAFNNLYLPHLHRSGFVAPARAASNGLESPGGYVMDSIPGFYKDVLVLDFKSLYPSIIRTFLIDPKSLVEAKFNPLEDDVDGFLEAKFNRHNAILPGLIASLSLQREKAKQDNDKPLSQAIKIIMNSLYGVLGSKGCVFHDAKLASSITMRGHQIMKQTKVWIEELGYTVIYGDTDSTFVWLGEKHQIKDINKLGEQLAHDMTVKWQQRCLDEYALTSHLELEFESHFSQFVMPTLRGSEAGSKKRYVGASKDAEGQLSLTFKGMEQVRSDWSPLARRIQYHLYFLLFSNGDVKSYLNEQLEQLALGQFDNELIFRKRLKRHVEEYTAKSSPHVKAAIRLCQITGDKNKGRRGALIEYRMTLNGAQPITAVNESIDYDYYIEKQIKPIAEPVLALLGEGFDSLSSHQIMLI is encoded by the coding sequence ATGGACACTCAATTGCAAAAAAACACCCTAAAAGGGCTCGTACTCACCCGACACGCCATTTATCGACATGGCCGATTACTATTGCAGTATTTTATAAAAACAGCTGACGGTCCTGCAATCATTGAGGTGGAGCAGTTTGATGTTATTTGCTTTTGTAAGCAGATAGATTCTGAGTTCATTTTAAGTCATTTTAGTACTGGTATAAGAATTGAGCCGGTAAGCCTAAAAAATTTTAATTACGAAGATGTGTCTTGTGTTTATGTAAAATCAACAACGATGTTAAAACAGGTGCTGCGCATTGCTAATGACGCTGGTATTGAAATTTATGAAGCAGATATTCGACCTGAACAACGTTTTTTAATAGAAAGATTTATAGCATTACAAGCTGAATTTGCCATTAATGCTCCTTTATCACAGCCGCCGTATAACACTGATAATCATCCAAGTACTCACACTTACTTAGCAAGCAAAGCCAGAAGAACAGAAGTTAATGTGCCTGTCTCAATGGTGTCTTTAGATTTTGAATGCAGCCCAACTGGTGAACTGTATTCTGTTGGTTTATATGGTTCACATTCAGCGCTAAATGAGGAAACCGACCTTTATCAGAAAGTCATCATGGTAGGAGAGTCTGAATCAATAGATAACAAAAAGTTTGATAGCGACAAATTAAGCGATGATGACATTCACTGGGTGAGCGATGAAGTCTCATTAATTAAAGCTCTGATAACTTGGTTCAAAGAGTATGACCCTGATGTCATTATTGGTTGGGCGGTGGTGACCTTTGATTTGGCGCTACTGTATAAGCGTTGTCAAATACATCAAATAGCATTATTAATCGGTCGCGATGAACAAGCGCTGACTTGGAAGGTGGAAGATAAGTATCGTCCTGAGACACTATCGCTGCCTGGACGGGTTGTACTTGATGGTATTGATTGGATAAAAGCGGCTTTTTATCAATTCGAGCGTTATTCGCTAGAGCATGTTTCTCAGCACTTATTAAACGAAGGCAAAGCCATTGATCATGTTGAAAATCGTGGGCAAGAAATATGTCACCTTTTTGAGCACAACAAACAAGCATTAGCTTTTTATAACTTAACTGATTGTAGGTTAGTGTGGGATATCTTTAAAAAGACCCAATTACTGGCTTTTGCATTAGAAAGAGCAAAATTAACGGGTCTTGAGTTTGGGCGAGTAGGTGCCTCGGTCGCTGCATTTAATAACTTGTACTTACCGCATCTTCATAGAAGTGGATTTGTTGCACCAGCGAGAGCGGCCAGTAATGGTTTAGAATCTCCAGGTGGCTATGTCATGGACTCCATTCCAGGCTTTTATAAAGATGTATTAGTCCTCGATTTTAAAAGTCTGTACCCTTCAATAATACGTACCTTCTTAATTGACCCTAAAAGTCTTGTTGAAGCAAAATTCAACCCTTTAGAAGATGATGTTGACGGCTTTTTGGAAGCTAAGTTTAATCGTCATAATGCAATTTTACCTGGTCTTATTGCTAGTCTTTCTCTGCAAAGAGAAAAAGCTAAACAAGATAATGATAAACCTCTTTCTCAAGCAATTAAAATTATCATGAACTCTTTATATGGCGTTTTAGGCTCAAAAGGGTGCGTTTTTCATGACGCTAAACTGGCAAGTTCTATCACAATGCGTGGCCATCAAATTATGAAACAAACGAAAGTTTGGATTGAAGAGTTGGGTTATACGGTTATTTATGGTGATACAGACTCAACATTTGTGTGGTTGGGTGAAAAGCATCAAATAAAAGATATCAACAAACTAGGAGAGCAACTAGCACATGATATGACAGTTAAGTGGCAACAGCGTTGTCTGGATGAATACGCTTTAACTAGTCATTTGGAGTTAGAATTCGAAAGTCATTTTAGTCAGTTTGTTATGCCGACTTTAAGAGGGTCAGAAGCTGGCAGTAAAAAGCGTTACGTCGGCGCATCAAAGGATGCCGAAGGGCAACTCTCTCTTACATTCAAAGGAATGGAGCAAGTAAGAAGCGATTGGAGCCCGTTAGCGAGAAGGATCCAATACCATTTGTATTTTTTATTGTTTTCTAATGGTGACGTTAAATCTTATCTAAACGAGCAACTTGAGCAATTGGCTTTGGGTCAATTCGATAATGAGTTGATATTTAGAAAACGATTGAAACGTCATGTAGAAGAATATACCGCTAAATCCTCACCACACGTTAAAGCTGCCATTAGGCTTTGCCAGATCACAGGTGATAAGAATAAAGGTAGAAGAGGAGCGTTAATTGAGTACCGAATGACATTGAATGGTGCTCAGCCTATTACTGCTGTAAATGAGTCAATAGATTATGACTATTACATCGAAAAACAGATAAAGCCGATAGCGGAGCCCGTTTTAGCCTTATTAGGGGAAGGGTTTGATAGTCTTAGTAGTCATCAGATAATGTTAATTTAG